ctCTTATTGGCCACACTCCAGAGTCAAGAACCAGCGGGTCTCGGCGTTCCAGACCATGAACCTGTTCAATCCGGCCGAGGATGAGAACGTGTCCATGGTGCACCCCGAGTACttcatcattagcggcttgtCGGGGGTCCCTCACATCAAGCTGTACTACGTCTTCTTGTTTGCGGTCTACGTGCTGTCTGTGCTAGCCAACAGCGCCGTGATGGCCGTCATCTGTCTGGACCGCCGGCTGCAGACCCCCAAGTACGTGGCGGTCTTCAACCTGGCCTTTGTGGACCTGTTCGGGAGCTCGGCCCTGGTCCCCAAACTCCTCGATGTGTTCCTGTTGGGCAATCGGCGCATTCCCTTCCGCAACTGCCTGGCTTATATGTTCTTCTGCTACACCTGCTTGTCCATGCAGTCCTTCAACTTGGTGGCTCTGGCCTATGACCGGCTCCTGGCCATCATTTTCCCACTGCACTACCAGGTGAGGACCAGATGTCATTGCTTTATCTTCTCCTATTTCTATTTTCATGGAGCTGAGTTCAAATGAAATGGCACCACTGTGCCCGCAGGTGAAGATGACGCAGCGCTTCATGTTGCGGCTGATCTGCGGCTTTTGGCTACTGGTGGTGGTTCtggtggcggtggcggcgggccTGCTGAGCCGCCTGTCTTTCTGCCGCTCTGTGGTGATCAACAGCTACTTCTGCGACCACGGCCAAATCTACCGGCTCTCCTGC
The sequence above is drawn from the Syngnathus acus chromosome 14, fSynAcu1.2, whole genome shotgun sequence genome and encodes:
- the LOC119133266 gene encoding olfactory receptor 146-like: MNLFNPAEDENVSMVHPEYFIISGLSGVPHIKLYYVFLFAVYVLSVLANSAVMAVICLDRRLQTPKYVAVFNLAFVDLFGSSALVPKLLDVFLLGNRRIPFRNCLAYMFFCYTCLSMQSFNLVALAYDRLLAIIFPLHYQVKMTQRFMLRLICGFWLLVVVLVAVAAGLLSRLSFCRSVVINSYFCDHGQIYRLSCNSHYPNYMVSCIYPVVIFWLPLAFILLSYAAIGCTLAKVAAVQERLKALRTCAAHLSLVAIYFIPLLITFTLMENIHPNGRIINLSLTSVFPPLLNPVIYTLQTQEIKESFGRLIRSARRRHGKHSARAKVWTALH